The window CAGCTGTAAAATTTCAACGTGGAAAAGGAAGTCACAAGAATAAAGGCTTCGTAATTAAGAAAAGAAAGGGCTAATTGTGGAACATAAAGATTATAAATGTTACTTAATTGATTTGGATGGGACTATTTATCGCGGTAGCGATACGATCGAAAGTGGCGTTAGATTCATTCATCGTTTGCAAGAGAAAAATATTCCCCACTTATTTTTAACTAATAATTCTACTCGTACGCCGCGAATGGTAGTTGATAAATTGCGCGGACATGGGGTTAACACAGATATCTATCATATTTATACGCCGGTTTTAGCTACGGAGTCTTACTTGCTTGCTCAAAATCCAGATACTGCTAAGATACCAGTTTATATCATTGGACAGACAGGATTAGTGCAAGGTCTGTTAAAAAATGAACGTTTCTACTACGATGATCGAAATCCTAAATATGTTGTAGTTGGAATGGATACGGATTTAACTTATCATAAAATTCGCGTTGCTACTCGCTCAATTAGAAATGGCGCAACTTTTATTGGAACAAATGCTGATAAAAATTTGCCTTCTGGGGATGAGCTATTGCCTGGTAACGGTGCACTATGTACAATGCTAGAAGTAGCAACAGGTGTTAAGCCCATTTATATTGGTAAACCTTCATCAATTATTGTGGCTAGTGCTTTGAAGATGCTAAATGCTCAAGGCAGGGATGCAATTTTGGTTGGGGATAACTATGATACTGATATTATGGCAGGCATTAACTGTAATATTGACTCTTTGTTAACTTTGACCGGTGTAACTACTAAGAAGCAATTGGCAGAAAGAGATAAGCAGCCAACTTACGTTGTAGAAAATCTGGATGAGTGGAAACTATGAAGAAGAAACCAATCGTCGCCGTTGTTTACAATTGTTTGATGGCTCTTGCTACTGCTACTTTAGGTGCAGTAGTTTTAAGTTGGCCATTATTAGCAGTTTTTGTAAAAATTCAAAAAACGAATTTGATCGTAAAGACAACCTTAGCAACAGTGATGAAGAACTATACACAACTCTTAGATTATTTATTGTCGCCATTTAATGATAGACTTCAGATGTCAAATTTCCCGACTTCTCCAAGTGCAGCGCGACATTTTTATGAGTGTAAGTTACTATTTGAATTAGCGATAATTGTTTTTGTAGTTGGATTAATTATTCTTATTTTCTTAAAAATGAGAAAAAGAATGAATTATATTTATATTTCGAGAACAACAGCGCTAATTTTCATGATTTTGCCTGTGATTATCTTACCGTTTGCTTTAATGAATTTTGATGAATTTTTTGTAGCATTTCATCATCTATTGTTCAACAATGGGGATTGGCTATTTAACCCTGCGACAGACCCAATTATTAATGTATTAACCGAAGAGTTTTTTGCTGGTTGCTTTGCAACTGGCGGAATAATTTATGAGTTATATTTTTCTTGTTTTATTTTGTCAAAAAAATAAAGGAGCTTTAACGAAGCTCCTTTTTTAATACTAATTTTTTCTTTAACCATATAATCAAGACTGGTAAAACTGAAATTAAAATGATTGCAATCACGATCAATGAGAAATGTTCCTGGACGATTGGAATATTTCCAAAGAAGAATCCTAATGCGGAAAATAAGGTTACCCAGAGAAAACCACCAATGAAGTTATAAATGATGAAAGTTCGATAATGCATCTTACTTGCACCTGATACAAATGGAACGAATGTACGAATAAATGGAATAAATCTTCCGATTACAATTGTAATACCGCCGTGTCGATCGAAGAAGTTTTCAGCGGCTTTTCGTTTATCTTGATTAATTAACTTGTTGAACCAACTGTGTTTAGTCCCTTCAGCTTGTGACCAATGTCCGATTTCATAGTTAATCGTATCACCTAAAACAGCAGCTGCTATGAAGATTAAATAGCAAACCCAGAAGTGAAGATTATATTTGGGCGTTGCTGCCATAGCACAACATGCAAATATAAGTGAATCTCCAGGTAGAAATGGAAAGATAACCAGACCTGTTTCGATAAAAATAATTGCAAATAAGATTAAGTAAGTCCAGTTTCCAAACATATTCACAATGGTGACTAAATGGTCATCAATATGAAGAATAAAATCGATAAGTCCCATAAATAAAAATAGATTCCTTTCACAAATTAAATACTGGTAGAATGAAAAGTCATTGTTTTTTCTGGAAATAGGTCTTGCATAATGTTGCTAATTGCAATTTGTGCCTCGCCAAATCCTAAAGCAATCATTGGCACTCTTCCAGGATAAGTAATAGCATCGCCAATTGCATATACATGAGGAAGGTTGGTATGCATTTTTTGAGAAACAGCGATTAGATTATGGTCTAATTTGATCCCCCATTTACGTAATTGTCGATTATCGCTCTTGAAGCCATATGCAACTAGGATTTCATCAACATTTTTAGTAACAAAATCTTGACTTGCACCAACTTTATGCAAAACTAATTCCATTCTATTATTGTTTAACTGCAGATCTTTTGGAAGATAAGGAGTTAAAAGTTCAACATTTTTTAAACTTTTAAGCTTATTGACGGAGCTTTCAAGACCGCGAAATTCATTTCTCCGGTGAATTAAGAATACATCTGATGTGTTTGCTAATTCTAGTGCCCAGTCAAGTGCAGAATCTCCACCTCCAAGAATGGCTACTTTTTTGTTAGCAAAGATTTCAGGATGCTGCATTGAGTAATGGATATGTTGGTTTACGTCTAAAGTAGTTGATAAAGGAAGAGTTTTGGGCTTAAACGCGCCAAGTCCCGTAGCAATTAATAAACTTTTTACTTCATATTTTTTGTCAACTAGGATATTTTCATTTTCTAAAAAAGAAATCTCTTTTACTTTATGAGAAAGAATGAATTTAGTATTGATGTTTTGCTCAAGTAGCTGAGAAACTAGCTTTTTACCTTTAATAGAAGGAAAAGCGGGAATATCCTTAATATTTTTTTGTGGATAAAGCATATTAATTTGACCGCCAATTTCGTCTAATGCATCAAAAGAAATTGTCTTTAGTCCATGTAAATTAGCAAAAGAGGCTGCAAAAAGTCCAATAGGACCTGCACCAATAATAGCTAAATCATATTTTTCCATCTTTATAAGAAATCCTCCATAAAAATTAAGCATAGAAGTCATGTCTTTAGCGTTAATTAAAAAGACAGTTATAATTAATATTAGTAAGGGATGAGATAGTATGCAAGTTAAAATTGGCGATATAGTTCATGGAAAAATTAGTGGGATACAACAATATGGGATTTTTGTAAGGCTAGATAGCAAAGTAGAAGGCTTGATCCATATCTCTGAAATACATGGTGGATATGTTAAAGATATCGGAAGAGAGTATCAAGTTGGTGAAACAATAAAGGTACAAGTAATTGATATAGATCCATATTCTAATCAGATTAGTTTATCTAGAAGGGCAGTCCTTCCTGAAGTAAAAGAAGCAAGAAAAAAGCGAGTCCATTTTTGGACTTCAAAACGAGTTAAGAAAGGTTTTACTCCTTTAAAAGAAGTATTGAATACTCAAATTAAAGAAGCAAAAAGTAGATATTCTAAATAAAGAGTAAATAAACGTGTTAAGGAGTAGTGCTTAACATGTTTATTTTTATATCCGAATTTTCAAAATGAATAGTTCGTTTAAATTGGAAAAACAAAAGGCAAAAATCAGACAATCAAAATCTATTAATAATTAATATTCGGAATATATTTTTTTATTAAAAACTATATTGACGAAAAGGAGAAAAGTCTGTAAAGTAATACATGCTGTTTGAGGCAAGCGCGAAGCAGAGGCAGGAAGCCAAGCAAAGAGCTTGTCAAGGGAGCAGAAAGATGATAATATTATAAAGCTGTCATTTGAGAAAGATGAGGGGCAAGAAAAATAACTTGTCAAAGCTCAAGAGACATGATATAATATAAAAGTTGTCACACGGCAACGGTAGTACCTTGAAAACTGAACAAAGTTTCGCTGAAAGTGTGCGGGATATAAAAAATCCCAAACAAAAGCGAAGTCAATTCACAAGCAATAAATTTGAGATAACTCAAAGAAAGTTTTAGAGCTAAACGATAAAAAGCTCATTTTCAAGAAGGAAAATGAGAGTTTGATCCTGGCTCAGGACGAACGCTGGCGGCGTGCCTAATACATGCAAGTCGAGCGAGCTTGCCTAGATGAATTTGGTGCTTGCACCAGATGAAACTAGATACAAGCGAGCGGCGGACGGGTGAGTAACACGTGGGTAACCTGCCCAAGAGACTGGGATAACACCTGGAAACAGATGCTAATACCGGATAACAACACTAGACGCATGTCTAGAGTTTAAAAGATGGTTCTGCTATCACTCTTGGATGGACCTGCGGTGCATTAGCTAGTTGGTAAGGTAACGGCTTACCAAGGCAATGATGCATAGCCGAGTTGAGAGACTGATCGGCCACATTGGGACTGAGACACGGCCCAAACTCCTACGGGAGGCAGCAGTAGGGAATCTTCCACAATGGACGCAAGTCTGATGGAGCAACGCCGCGTGAGTGAAGAAGGGTTTCGGCTCGTAAAGCTCTGTTGGTAGTGAAGAAAGATAGAGGTAGTAACTGGCCTTTATTTGACGGTAATTACTTAGAAAGTCACGGCTAACTACGTGCCAGCAGCCGCGGTAATACGTAGGTGGCAAGCGTTGTCCGGATTTATTGGGCGTAAAGCGAGTGCAGGCGGTTCAATAAGTCTGATGTGAAAGCCTTCGGCTCAACCGGAGAATTGCATCAGAAACTGTTGAACTTGAGTGCAGAAGAGGAGAGTGGAACTCCATGTGTAGCGGTGGAATGCGTAGATATATGGAAGAACACCAGTGGCGAAGGCGGCTCTCTGGTCTGCAACTGACGCTGAGGCTCGAAAGCATGGGTAGCGAACAGGATTAGATACCCTGGTAGTCCATGCCGTAAACGATGAGTGCTAAGTGTTGGGAGGTTTCCGCCTCTCAGTGCTGCAGCTAACGCATTAAGCACTCCGCCTGGGGAGTACGACCGCAAGGTTGAAACTCAAAGGAATTGACGGGGGCCCGCACAAGCGGTGGAGCATGTGGTTTAATTCGAAGCAACGCGAAGAACCTTACCAGGTCTTGACATCCAGTGCAAACCTAAGAG of the Lactobacillus gasseri ATCC 33323 = JCM 1131 genome contains:
- a CDS encoding TIGR01457 family HAD-type hydrolase encodes the protein MEHKDYKCYLIDLDGTIYRGSDTIESGVRFIHRLQEKNIPHLFLTNNSTRTPRMVVDKLRGHGVNTDIYHIYTPVLATESYLLAQNPDTAKIPVYIIGQTGLVQGLLKNERFYYDDRNPKYVVVGMDTDLTYHKIRVATRSIRNGATFIGTNADKNLPSGDELLPGNGALCTMLEVATGVKPIYIGKPSSIIVASALKMLNAQGRDAILVGDNYDTDIMAGINCNIDSLLTLTGVTTKKQLAERDKQPTYVVENLDEWKL
- a CDS encoding TIGR01906 family membrane protein, with product MKKKPIVAVVYNCLMALATATLGAVVLSWPLLAVFVKIQKTNLIVKTTLATVMKNYTQLLDYLLSPFNDRLQMSNFPTSPSAARHFYECKLLFELAIIVFVVGLIILIFLKMRKRMNYIYISRTTALIFMILPVIILPFALMNFDEFFVAFHHLLFNNGDWLFNPATDPIINVLTEEFFAGCFATGGIIYELYFSCFILSKK
- a CDS encoding VTT domain-containing protein, translated to MGLIDFILHIDDHLVTIVNMFGNWTYLILFAIIFIETGLVIFPFLPGDSLIFACCAMAATPKYNLHFWVCYLIFIAAAVLGDTINYEIGHWSQAEGTKHSWFNKLINQDKRKAAENFFDRHGGITIVIGRFIPFIRTFVPFVSGASKMHYRTFIIYNFIGGFLWVTLFSALGFFFGNIPIVQEHFSLIVIAIILISVLPVLIIWLKKKLVLKKELR
- a CDS encoding NAD(P)/FAD-dependent oxidoreductase translates to MEKYDLAIIGAGPIGLFAASFANLHGLKTISFDALDEIGGQINMLYPQKNIKDIPAFPSIKGKKLVSQLLEQNINTKFILSHKVKEISFLENENILVDKKYEVKSLLIATGLGAFKPKTLPLSTTLDVNQHIHYSMQHPEIFANKKVAILGGGDSALDWALELANTSDVFLIHRRNEFRGLESSVNKLKSLKNVELLTPYLPKDLQLNNNRMELVLHKVGASQDFVTKNVDEILVAYGFKSDNRQLRKWGIKLDHNLIAVSQKMHTNLPHVYAIGDAITYPGRVPMIALGFGEAQIAISNIMQDLFPEKTMTFHSTSI
- a CDS encoding CvfD/Ygs/GSP13 family RNA-binding post-transcriptional regulator, with product MQVKIGDIVHGKISGIQQYGIFVRLDSKVEGLIHISEIHGGYVKDIGREYQVGETIKVQVIDIDPYSNQISLSRRAVLPEVKEARKKRVHFWTSKRVKKGFTPLKEVLNTQIKEAKSRYSK